In one window of Lampris incognitus isolate fLamInc1 chromosome 3, fLamInc1.hap2, whole genome shotgun sequence DNA:
- the prrg1 gene encoding transmembrane gamma-carboxyglutamic acid protein 1, which translates to MMGNGKLFLPADTAHSLLRRLPRANFMLEELKQGNIQRECHEEVCDYEEAREAFEDNEKTQRFWEEYTRESSSPKGLESVVGGVHSLYLIVPLLLVVLLIAAVAITVWRCHSRKRSEQSPGMSHSRHDPGLSVVSMDQWGREYHHGDQSELSVHSSPAYPGSEITSGRGSAGDPPPSYEEAVGHADVHIETEPPPQYDDIVNNSAPSGNTGHGK; encoded by the exons ATGATGGGGAATGGTAAAT TGTTCCTGCCAGCAGACACAGCTCATTCGTTGCTGCGGCGGCTCCCCAGGGCCAACTTCATGCTGGAGGAGCTGAAACAGGGCAACATCCAGAGGGAGTGCCACGAGGAGGTGTGCGACTACGAGGAAGCCCGTGAGGCCTTTGAGGACAACGAGAAGACG CAGCGTTTCTGGGAGGAGTACACACGGGAGAGCAGCTCACCCAAAGGGCTGGAGTCTGTGGTGGGCGGAGTCCACTCCCTCTACTTGATTGTGCCGCTGCTATTGGTCGTGCTGCTCATCGCTGCGGTGGCCATCACCGTGTGGCGCTGCCACTCCCGCAAGCGCTCAGAGCAAAGTCCTGGCATGAGCCACTCACGTCACGACCCCGGCCTGTCGGTGGTCTCTATGGACCAGTGGGGGAGGGAATACCACCATGGTGACCAGTCAGAGCTCAGCGTCCACAGCAGCCCAGCCTATCCGGGCTCGGAGATCACGTCAGGAAGAGGAAGCGCTGGAGACCCTCCCCCTTCCTACGAGGAAGCCGTGGGCCATGCTGACGTCCATATAGAGACAGAACCGCCCCCTCAGTATGACGATATAGTCAACAACAGTGCCCCCAGTGGAAACACTGGCCATGGGAAGTAA
- the tmem47 gene encoding transmembrane protein 47, producing MASSASGTEEARVSPLRSVGLVCVFLALCLDVGAVLSPAWVTADDQYYLSLWVSCWKPVSSIQWSCNTTLTTDWQIATLALLLGGVALILLSFLVALVSVCVSSRSRCYKPVAVMLFAAAVLQACSLVLFPIKFIEAVSLRVYHEFNWGYGLAWGSTIFAFGGAILYCLNPKNYEDYY from the exons ATGGCTTCGTCCGCGAGCGGCACGGAGGAGGCGCGCGTGTCGCCGCTGAGGTCGGTGGGTCTCGTGTGCGTCTTTCTGGCGCTGTGTTTGGACGTCGGGGCGGTGCTGAGCCCGGCCTGGGTGACGGCGGACGACCAGTACTATCTGTCCCTGTGGGTGTCCTGCTGGAAGCCGGTCAGCTCCATCCAGTGGTCCTGCAACACCACGCTGACGACCG ATTGGCAGATCGCCACGTTGGCCCTGTTACTTGGAGGAGTGGCCCtcatcctgctgtccttcctgGTGGccctggtgtctgtgtgtgtcagctcCAGGAGTCGCTGTTACAAGCCGGTAGCCGTCATGCTGTTTGCTGCAG CGGTGCTTCAGGCTTGCAGCTTGGTGCTGTTCCCCATCAAGTTCATTGAGGCGGTCAGCCTGAGGGTGTACCACGAGTTCAACTGGGGCTACGGCCTGGCCTGGGGCTCCACCATCTTCGCTTTCGGGGGGGCCATCCTGTACTGCCTCAACCCAAAGAACTACGAAGACTACTATTAG
- the tab3 gene encoding TGF-beta-activated kinase 1 and MAP3K7-binding protein 3, with product MAQGGSQLDYHILQDLKQRFPEIPEGVVSQCLLQNNNNLDLCCHLLTQESNRYLYGEFHHSPEEVRLSRNHMLHISLGYPPAEASQANGGAGRVGRSLVHSSSDTHIEPQRPNFPEPLSAPAAMAPSAGYNPFFMNDQSRSASTPTPPPTMPGMSPTYSPIPRYTMNPISVTLPQNIPNAPQALQIPPGHYGNSTNTTLYIRPSPSQSPQPAPWPSSGTPVYQHQQSPYSTPTYGSPYSSPQHQVQPQGQPQAQHQAQAQPQPQHQQYVFLPISSPTLPTLPYLHQQQQPQAQPPLYRPYLSKTSLKNQIEITLEGPRPRSSSPVHSPHPQAALYIATSPSPSSPSRGISMSGPTGPAAFHPGMYLQHQGPARPRPASSPQPGQPAYTFKIKVSPGGQAQRPPSSPPVAEAESLLNIVDQGEHNAAPPPILPISALPGSVASQFQHMPRRSSSGSDDYAYTQALLLHQQARMERLLKELRLERQKLEQLKADVNNMEYDALQRRFRRVNSTSLIPRPEEMTRLRSLNRQLQIDIDCTLKETDLLQSRGKFDPKAKNNFYDNIEPGPVVPPKPGKKEVEPGPKSVGAPQRDEDFEGAQWNCESCTFLNHPALNRCEQCEMPRYT from the exons ATGGCGCAGGGAGGTTCTCAGCTAGACTACCACATCCTGCAGGACCTCAAGCAGCGCTTCCCGGAGATCCCGGAGGGTGTTGTCTCCCAGTGCCTTCTGCAG AACAACAATAACCTGGATCTCTGCTGCCACCTGCTGACTCAGGAAAGTAACAGATACCTCTATGGGGAGTTCCATCACAGTCCTGAGGAGGTGCGCCTGAGCCGGAACCACATGCTACACATCAGTCTGGGTTATCCGCCTGCAGAGGCCAGCCAGGCCAATGGAGGTGCAGGGAGGGTGGGGCGCTCTTTAGTGCACAGCTCCAGCGACACCCACATCGAGCCTCAGCGACCCAACTTCCCTGAGCCCCTCTCGGCCCCTGCGGCCATGGCCCCATCAGCGGGGTACAACCCCTTCTTTATGAACGATCAGAGTCGCTCAGCCAGCACGCCCACACCTCCACCCACCATGCCGGGAATGTCCCCCACCTACTCCCCTATCCCACGCTATACCATGAACCCTATTTCGGTCACCCTGCCTCAGAATATACCCAACGCCCCACAGGCCCTGCAGATACCCCCTGGGCATTATGGCAACAGCACCAACACCACCCTCTACATCCGCCCCTCGCCATCCCAGAGCCCTCAACCAGCTCCCTGGCCCTCATCTGGCACACCTGTGTATCAGCATCAGCAGTCCCCCTATAGTACACCCACTTATGGTTCCCCTTACAGCTCCCCCCAGCACCAGGTCCAGCCCCAAGGTCAGCCCCAGGCACAGCACCAAGCCCAGGCACAGCCTCAACCCCAGCACCAACAGTATGTCTTCCTCCCCATCAGCTCCCCAACCCTTCCCACCTTACCCTACCTCCACCAGCAGCAGCAACCCCAGGCGCAGCCCCCCCTCTACCGGCCCTACCTCTCCAAGACCTCCCTCAAGAACCAGATTGAGATCACACTGGAGGGTCCGCGGCCACGCAGCAGCTCCCCCGTGCATAGCCCCCACCCACAGGCCGCCCTCTACATAGCCACTAGCCCCTCCCCAAGCTCACCGTCAAGGGGCATCAGTATGAGCGGACCCACGGGTCCCGCCGCCTTCCATCCAGGGATGTACCTGCAGCACCAGGGTCCAGCACGGCCCCGGCCAGCCTCTTCTCCCCAGCCGGGCCAGCCGGCCTACACCTTCAAGATCAAAGTCTCCCCGGGCGGCCAGGCCCAGAGGCCACCAAGCTCACCGCCGGTGGCTGAGGCAGAGTCTCTCCTCAACATAGTGGATCAGGGAGAGCATAATGCTGCACCCCCACCAATCCTTCCCATCTCTGCCCTGCCAGGGAGTGTTGCCAGCCAGTTTCAGCACATGCCGCGGCGTTCTAGCTCAGGCTCCGATGACTACGCCTATACTCAAG ccctcctgctccaccagcaggcCAGGATGGAGCGGCTGCTGAAGGAACTGCGGTTGGAGAGGCAGAAACTGGAGCAGCTGAAGGCAGATGTGAACAACATGGAGTATGACGCCCTCCAGAGACGCTTCAGACGCGTTAATTCCACCAGCCTGATCCCCAGA CCTGAAGAGATGACCCGATTGCGGAGTCTGAACAGACAACTCCAGATTGATATCGACTGCACCCTGAAGGAGACAGATCTGCTGCAGTCTAGAg GGAAGTTTGACCCGAAAGCCAAGAACAATTTTTATGACAATATCGAGCCCGGTCCTGTTGTACCACCCAAACCGGGCAAAAAAG AGGTGGAGCCGGGCCCTAAATCGGTGGGGGCCCCGCAGCGGGACGAGGACTTCGAGGGGGCTCAGTGGAACTGTGAAAGCTGCACCTTCCTCAACCACCCTGCACTCAACCGATGTGAACAGTGCGAGATGCCGCGCTACACCTGA